One genomic region from Anguilla rostrata isolate EN2019 chromosome 2, ASM1855537v3, whole genome shotgun sequence encodes:
- the LOC135247346 gene encoding homeobox protein HMX2-like: MNSTEDSGSKCPISSFTIQSILGTTSEGARKENSKGGLQRKRTRSVSSEECSAAEDTSDCFCSEPGDREPCNRHEPLNFSCLNSTKGITQGQSAVERRQHLTHALFQDYREDRERPCSQISSISEERPRDGEDKHNNSGKKKTRTVFSRSQVYQLESTFDMKRYLSSSERACLASSLQLTETQVKTWFQNRRNKWKRQLSAELEAANMAHASAQTLVGMPLVFRDNSLLRVPVPRSIAFPTPLYYPGNLSALPLYNLYNKTEY; the protein is encoded by the exons ATGAATAGTACAGAGGACAGTGGTAGCAAGTGCCCTATCTCCAGCTTCACCATTCAGTCCATTCTGGGTACCACATCCGAAGGCGCGCGCAAGGAGAATTCCAAAGGAGGGTTGCAGAGAAAGCGCACACGATCGGTGTCATCCGAGGAGTGTAGCGCAGCAGAAGACACTTCAGACTGCTTCTGCTCAGAGCCCGGAGATCGGGAACCGTGCAATCGACATGAACCTCTCAACTTTTCTTGCCTGA ACTCCACCAAAGGAATTACGCAAGGGCAATCTGCTGTAGAAAGGCGGCAGCATTTGACTCACGCTCTGTTTCAGGActacagagaggacagagagagaccgtgTAGCCAAATATCATCTATTTCTGAGGAAAGGCCACGAGACGGTGAGGACAAACACAATAACTCGGGCAAGAAGAAGACCCGCACTGTTTTTTCGCGGAGTCAGGTGTACCAGCTCGAGTCCACTTTCGACATGAAACGCTACTTGAGTAGCTCCGAGCGGGCCTGCCTTGCCTCTAGTCTACAACTGACAGAGACTCAGGTGAAAACCTGGTTCCAAAACCGCCGGAACAAATGGAAACGACAACTCTCGGCAGAACTGGAAGCAGCGAATATGGCACACGCCTCAGCACAGACTCTAGTTGGGATGCCGCTTGTTTTTCGAGACAATTCCCTATTACGGGTTCCAGTTCCTAGGTCTATTGCTTTCCCAACGCCTTTATACTACCCAGGCAATCTGTCAGCTTTACCGCTGTACAATCTTTATAATAAGACCGAATACTAA
- the LOC135247347 gene encoding mitotic checkpoint protein BUB3 — protein MTGSNEFKLNQGPEDSISAVKFSPSTAQFLLVSSWDSTVRLFDVGGNSMRMKYQHLAPVLDCAFYDPTHAWSGGLDMQLKTHDLNTDQDTIVGTHDAPIRCVEYCPEVNVMVTGSWDRSVRLWDPRTPCNAGTFTQPEKVYTLSVAGDRLIVGTAGRRVLVWDLRNMGYVQQRRESSLKYQTRCIRAFPNKQGYVLSSIEGRVAVEYLDPSLEVQKKKYAFKCHRLKENGIEQVYPVNAISFHSVHNTFATGGSDGFVNIWDPFNKKRLCQFHRYPTSIASLAFSNDGSTLAIASSYMQEQGDISHPEDAIFIRQVTDAETKPKST, from the exons ATGACTGGTTCGAATGAGTTTAAACTGAACCAGGGTCCGGAGGACAGCATCTCCGCAGTGAAGTTCAGCCCCAGCACAGCGCAGTTCTTGCTGGTGTCTTCCTGGGACTCCACTGTCCGTCTCTTCGATGTTGGGGGTAATTCCATGAGAATGAAGTACCAGCACCTGGCGCCCGTGCTCGATTGTGCTTTTTAT GACCCCACGCATGCCTGGAGTGGGGGTCTGGATATGCAGTTGAAAACACATGACTTAAATACTGACCAAG acacAATAGTGGGAACACACGATGCCCCAATTCGTTGTGTGGAATACTGCCCAGAAGTCAACGTCATGGTAACGGGCAGTTGGGACAGGTCCGTTCGACTGTGGGACCCAAGGACCCCCTGCAATGCTGGTACCTTTACCCAGCCTGAAAAG GTCTACACGCTTTCTGTGGCAGGAGACAGGCTGATTGTGGGCACGGCGGGGAGGAGGGTCCTGGTGTGGGACCTGAGGAACATGGGATACGTCCAGCAGAGGAGGGAGTCCAGCCTCAAGTACCAGACCCGCTGCATCCGAGCCTTTCCCAACAAGCAG GGCTACGTGCTGAGCTCCATCGAAGGCCGCGTCGCCGTGGAGTACCTGGACCCCAGCCTGGAAGTGCAGAAGAAGAAGTACGCCTTCAAGTGTCACCGGCTGAAGGAGAACGGCATCGAGCAGGTCTACCCCGTCAACGCCATCTCCTTCCACAGCGTCCACAACACCTTTGCCACAG GCGGTTCGGACGGGTTCGTGAACATCTGGGACCCCTTCAACAAGAAGCGGCTGTGCCAGTTCCACCGCTACCCGACCAGCATCGCCTCGCTGGCGTTCAGCAACGACGGCTCCACCCTGGCCATCGCCTCGTCCTACATGCAGGAGCAGGGCGACATCAGCCACCCCGAGGACGCCATCTTCATCCGCCAGGTCACCGACGCTGAGACCAAGCCCAA GTCGACCTAA